A part of Leptospira mtsangambouensis genomic DNA contains:
- the speE gene encoding polyamine aminopropyltransferase: MEIWYTEKLELEKGRAVSYRVTKTIESLQSPFQKIDIFETQSFGRMFTLDGVTMVTNKDEHSYHEMIAHIPMMSHPNPESVLVIGGGDGGTVREVLKHPSVKEVVLCEIDKAVVDISYKYFPECADAMKDPKVIHHYDDGAKFARDNKGRFDVILVDSSDPVGPAEVLFKEPFFRDMASALKPTGIIATQAESFWYHGDVISSLFDFIPKIFPEYGYYYTTIPTYPSGIIGFTFLSNAIDPYSVTPDPKRVPKGLKYYSPEIHKAAFVLPEFAKAYIKRKG; encoded by the coding sequence AACAATCGAAAGCCTACAATCTCCGTTCCAAAAAATCGATATTTTTGAAACACAATCCTTTGGACGAATGTTTACACTTGATGGTGTAACGATGGTTACTAACAAAGATGAACATTCTTATCATGAAATGATTGCACATATTCCAATGATGAGCCATCCCAATCCAGAATCAGTACTTGTGATCGGTGGGGGAGATGGTGGAACTGTTCGTGAAGTATTAAAACATCCATCAGTCAAAGAAGTTGTGTTATGTGAGATTGACAAAGCAGTTGTTGATATTAGTTATAAATATTTTCCTGAATGCGCTGACGCAATGAAAGATCCAAAAGTCATCCATCACTATGATGATGGAGCAAAATTTGCTCGTGACAACAAAGGTCGTTTTGATGTGATCCTTGTGGATTCAAGTGATCCTGTAGGTCCTGCAGAAGTTTTATTCAAAGAACCATTTTTTCGAGATATGGCAAGTGCCTTAAAACCAACGGGAATCATTGCCACACAAGCAGAATCTTTTTGGTATCATGGCGATGTGATTTCTTCGCTCTTTGACTTTATTCCTAAAATTTTTCCTGAGTATGGATATTATTACACAACCATTCCTACCTATCCTTCTGGAATCATAGGGTTTACTTTTTTATCGAATGCGATTGATCCTTATTCAGTAACTCCAGATCCAAAACGAGTTCCGAAAGGTTTGAAATACTACAGTCCAGAAATTCACAAAGCAGCTTTTGTACTTCCAGAATTTGCAAAAGCTTATATCAAACGAAAAGGTTAA